The following proteins are encoded in a genomic region of Phycisphaerae bacterium:
- a CDS encoding JAB domain-containing protein yields MNKKTDYAEMAKRCIAHLVRESQLSSQPVTNPEEAAQFVALAVVAGGDPGRECVGVLCLNAAGRVTDVRILGVGTVNQAPVYPREVAKAALLSAATAVILFHNHPGGQCRPSAEDLALTRTLAEALRPLDIELHDHLILAGNQVYSTTFGRTVSFAPEARTLF; encoded by the coding sequence ATGAACAAGAAGACCGATTACGCGGAAATGGCGAAGCGCTGCATCGCCCACCTGGTCCGGGAGAGCCAGCTCTCCAGCCAGCCGGTGACCAACCCGGAGGAGGCGGCCCAGTTCGTGGCCCTGGCCGTGGTGGCCGGAGGTGACCCGGGCCGGGAATGCGTCGGGGTCCTTTGCCTGAACGCGGCCGGACGGGTGACGGACGTCCGGATACTGGGCGTCGGCACGGTGAACCAGGCGCCGGTCTACCCCCGCGAGGTGGCCAAGGCGGCGTTGTTGTCGGCTGCAACGGCCGTGATCCTCTTCCACAATCATCCTGGCGGTCAGTGCCGCCCCTCGGCCGAGGACCTGGCTCTGACCCGGACCCTCGCGGAAGCGCTGCGGCCGCTGGACATCGAGCTCCACGACCACCTGATCTTGGCCGGAAACCAGGTCTACTCCACCACCTTCGGCCGGACCGTCTCGTTCGCTCCAGAGGCCCGGACCCTTTTCTAA